A stretch of Fundicoccus culcitae DNA encodes these proteins:
- a CDS encoding DUF6508 domain-containing protein: protein MSKFDILTKYIPIIQADSIGEWVIDNENDGTLEHPIQMPFVDYSEMVDNFIDDVYAFEESNKDMELTRYGDILKDNGLEWDSESMKNADISSLNAQCVLALILGAVRAERFCDGALLDFFKSGCILKWLDRLKNIE, encoded by the coding sequence ATGAGTAAATTCGATATTTTGACAAAATACATACCTATAATCCAGGCGGATAGCATTGGTGAATGGGTGATTGATAATGAAAACGATGGAACACTGGAACATCCGATACAGATGCCTTTTGTAGATTATTCCGAAATGGTAGATAACTTTATCGATGATGTTTATGCCTTTGAAGAAAGCAATAAAGATATGGAGCTTACCCGTTATGGAGATATTCTCAAAGATAACGGACTTGAGTGGGATTCAGAATCTATGAAGAATGCTGATATTTCAAGTTTGAATGCACAGTGTGTGCTTGCGCTTATTTTGGGTGCTGTTAGAGCAGAACGCTTTTGCGATGGTGCATTATTAGATTTCTTCAAAAGTGGCTGCATATTGAAGTGGCTTGATAGATTAAAGAATATTGAGTAA
- a CDS encoding helix-turn-helix domain-containing protein, translating to MTTAEMIKELCEQMNISVSELARRIGQTPQNFNKKLQRETVTLDELKAIADVLGVKFVQAFILPDGDEIKISNE from the coding sequence ATGACTACGGCAGAAATGATTAAAGAACTGTGTGAGCAAATGAATATAAGTGTTTCCGAACTTGCTAGACGTATTGGCCAGACTCCACAGAATTTCAATAAAAAATTACAACGAGAAACAGTAACCTTGGATGAGTTGAAGGCCATTGCTGATGTGCTAGGTGTCAAGTTTGTGCAGGCATTTATTTTACCAGATGGAGATGAAATAAAAATATCTAACGAATAA
- a CDS encoding recombinase family protein, whose translation MTEKNIMVIPARKRVGSTAAKEKIKKLRVAAYCRVSTETEEQNSSYEVQVAHYTEFIKKNNEWEFSGIFADDGISGTNTKKRDEFNRMIAECMDGNIDMVITKSISRFARNTLDCLQYIRQLKDKNISVYFEKENINTMDAKGEVLLTIMASLAQQESQSLSQNVKFGLRYRYQQGKVQVNHKRFMGYTKDEDGNLIIVPEEAEIIKRIYREYLEGQSLVGIGRGLEKDGILTAAGKPRWRPESVKKILQNEKYIGDALLQKTVTVDFLTKKRVKNEGHLPQYYVENSHEAIIPKELFLQVQEEIHRRSNIYTGEGKNKRIYSSKYALSAITFCGDCGDIYRRVYWNIHGRKEFVWRCVTRIEQGPEVCKNRTVKEDELYGAVMTAINKLLAGGNNIIKTLEENIHAVIGETTEYQISEINNLLEKKQKELIKLANKGQDYEYLADEIDELRDKRQTLLVEDASLSGENERIDELIEFIRKNKFRTLEYDDKLVRKIIQSVTVYEDHFVISFKSGIEMEI comes from the coding sequence GTGACAGAGAAAAATATAATGGTTATTCCTGCTCGTAAAAGAGTAGGAAGTACAGCCGCAAAAGAAAAGATAAAGAAACTTCGTGTTGCTGCCTATTGCCGTGTTTCTACAGAAACAGAAGAACAAAATTCTAGCTATGAGGTTCAGGTCGCACACTATACAGAGTTTATAAAGAAAAATAATGAATGGGAGTTTTCTGGCATCTTTGCAGATGATGGAATCTCCGGTACAAACACTAAAAAGCGTGACGAATTTAATCGTATGATTGCAGAGTGTATGGATGGTAACATCGACATGGTTATTACTAAATCCATCAGCCGATTTGCACGTAACACCCTAGACTGCCTTCAATATATTAGACAGCTCAAGGATAAGAACATATCCGTCTACTTTGAAAAAGAGAATATCAACACCATGGATGCCAAAGGTGAGGTTTTGCTGACTATTATGGCATCTTTGGCACAACAGGAAAGCCAGAGCCTTTCACAAAACGTTAAGTTTGGGCTACGGTACCGATACCAACAAGGAAAGGTGCAGGTCAACCATAAGCGATTTATGGGCTACACCAAGGATGAAGATGGAAATTTAATCATTGTTCCCGAAGAAGCTGAGATTATCAAACGCATCTACCGAGAATACCTTGAAGGTCAGAGTCTAGTGGGTATTGGTCGAGGTCTTGAAAAGGATGGTATTTTAACAGCAGCAGGAAAACCACGATGGCGACCGGAATCAGTTAAAAAAATCCTCCAAAATGAAAAATACATCGGAGATGCCCTTCTGCAAAAGACTGTTACTGTAGATTTTCTAACCAAGAAACGAGTTAAGAATGAAGGTCATCTTCCCCAGTATTATGTTGAAAATAGCCATGAAGCGATTATTCCTAAAGAACTATTCTTGCAGGTGCAAGAAGAAATTCATCGAAGAAGCAATATCTACACAGGAGAAGGTAAGAACAAACGAATTTATAGTAGTAAGTACGCATTAAGTGCCATCACCTTCTGTGGAGATTGTGGCGACATTTATAGACGGGTCTATTGGAATATTCATGGCAGAAAAGAATTTGTCTGGCGATGCGTGACTAGAATCGAGCAGGGTCCTGAAGTCTGTAAGAACCGAACCGTAAAAGAAGATGAACTATATGGTGCTGTAATGACTGCGATTAATAAGCTGCTTGCAGGTGGCAATAACATCATAAAAACCTTGGAAGAAAATATTCATGCGGTGATTGGAGAAACGACAGAATACCAAATTTCAGAGATTAACAACTTACTGGAGAAAAAGCAAAAAGAACTCATCAAGTTGGCTAACAAGGGGCAAGACTATGAATATCTAGCAGATGAGATTGATGAGCTGAGAGACAAGCGACAGACCCTTTTAGTAGAAGACGCCTCTCTTAGTGGCGAAAATGAGCGAATCGATGAGTTAATTGAATTTATCCGCAAGAACAAATTCCGCACTCTAGAATATGATGATAAGCTTGTAAGGAAGATAATCCAGAGCGTTACAGTCTATGAAGACCACTTCGTCATATCCTTTAAATCTGGTATTGAAATGGAAATATGA
- a CDS encoding DNA recombinase: MLFLRDGEIKATFTTMMNKLAFSNKLILEPLFKSISQIDEESDRERMDAIDKRMEQLMEERNTLITLMAKGFLEPALFNQERNVLDSEIKNLTTEKTNLVSNSTSGVLRANDIKDLIDYVSADIFNGDYTEELFEEFVENIIVNSRDELTFNLKCGLFLKEKVVR, encoded by the coding sequence ATGTTGTTCTTGCGAGATGGGGAAATAAAAGCCACATTTACAACCATGATGAATAAGCTTGCTTTCAGTAACAAGCTAATCCTAGAGCCGCTTTTCAAATCAATTAGCCAAATTGATGAAGAAAGCGACCGTGAAAGAATGGATGCTATTGATAAGCGAATGGAGCAACTCATGGAAGAACGCAATACCCTTATTACACTGATGGCCAAAGGTTTTCTGGAGCCTGCTCTTTTTAATCAGGAACGGAATGTCTTGGATAGTGAGATAAAAAATCTTACAACTGAAAAAACAAACCTTGTATCAAATTCCACGAGTGGGGTTTTGCGAGCAAACGATATAAAGGACCTCATTGATTACGTGTCAGCAGATATTTTTAATGGTGACTACACGGAAGAATTATTTGAAGAATTTGTAGAGAACATCATTGTAAATTCCAGGGATGAGCTGACATTCAATTTGAAATGCGGTCTTTTCCTGAAAGAAAAGGTGGTGAGATAA
- a CDS encoding zinc ribbon domain-containing protein encodes MGINMKNAEGYHDPTPHKTLSNITREEKAAAKAAFKPLVYICSPFSGDIENNNKRTRSFCRFALDKGNIPLAPHLLFPQFMDDSNEKERELARYALSGKIVCGECGRNYRRKTNYSVGRSYIASGISKTKRVAPCCSCEMGK; translated from the coding sequence ATGGGAATCAATATGAAAAATGCAGAAGGTTATCATGACCCAACTCCCCATAAAACACTTAGCAATATCACCCGTGAGGAAAAGGCAGCAGCAAAAGCTGCCTTTAAGCCCCTTGTCTATATTTGCTCTCCCTTTAGTGGCGATATAGAAAACAACAATAAGCGCACACGATCATTTTGCCGTTTTGCTTTAGATAAGGGCAATATTCCGCTTGCTCCTCACCTTTTATTTCCACAGTTTATGGATGACAGCAATGAGAAAGAACGTGAGCTCGCTCGATATGCTCTAAGTGGCAAAATCGTCTGTGGAGAATGTGGTCGAAATTATAGGAGAAAGACAAATTACTCAGTTGGCAGGAGTTACATTGCATCGGGCATATCGAAGACAAAGAGAGTTGCTCCATGTTGTTCTTGCGAGATGGGGAAATAA
- a CDS encoding phage antirepressor, with amino-acid sequence MELQVYKNAEFGSVRTTTIGGQPYFVGKDVADILGYANTRKALIDHIDDEDKDDVTIRDAIGRNQTMIAINESGLYSLILSSKMPSAKKFKRWVTNEVLPAIRKHGLYATDDLIANPDLAIAAFTALKEEREKNKELMATVAIGQQQIAEMKPKATYYDVVLKCRDAVNISVIAKDYGWSAMRMNEYLHEKGIQFKQGDIWLLYQKYAPNGYTKTNTHIYEDSKGIKHTKVHTKWTQKGRLFIYEQLKADDIYPQIEMEV; translated from the coding sequence ATGGAATTACAAGTATACAAAAATGCAGAGTTTGGCTCTGTACGTACTACAACGATTGGCGGTCAACCTTATTTTGTTGGTAAGGATGTAGCTGATATTCTCGGTTATGCAAATACCCGTAAAGCTTTAATTGATCACATTGATGATGAGGACAAGGATGACGTAACGATTCGTGACGCCATCGGAAGAAATCAAACGATGATTGCAATCAACGAATCCGGCCTTTATAGCCTCATCCTCTCAAGCAAGATGCCAAGTGCCAAAAAGTTCAAACGCTGGGTCACAAATGAAGTACTCCCTGCTATTCGAAAACATGGACTTTATGCAACAGATGATTTAATCGCAAATCCAGACCTTGCTATCGCAGCATTTACTGCACTAAAAGAGGAACGTGAAAAGAACAAGGAATTGATGGCGACCGTTGCGATTGGTCAGCAGCAAATTGCTGAGATGAAACCCAAGGCCACTTACTATGATGTGGTTCTTAAATGCAGGGATGCAGTCAATATTTCTGTTATTGCCAAAGATTACGGCTGGAGTGCCATGCGCATGAACGAATACCTTCATGAAAAAGGGATTCAGTTTAAGCAAGGTGATATTTGGCTTCTTTATCAAAAGTATGCTCCCAACGGATATACCAAAACTAATACTCACATTTACGAAGATAGCAAAGGTATAAAGCATACGAAAGTGCATACCAAGTGGACACAAAAAGGCAGACTCTTTATCTATGAACAGTTGAAAGCAGACGATATTTATCCGCAGATTGAGATGGAGGTGTGA
- a CDS encoding RNA polymerase sigma factor sigma-70 region 4 domain-containing protein encodes MRLSIRYENQFQIIELNEEETQEMWVSLSLEGENLEKEKLIQKTFDEKFNKPEYNIWHRETRHLTTPKERFNDDGDEYDTSEPLMKEVADDRIFRKDEIERAYQDDYEDVCQWIRTTLGKKQDWADMFIAVRIDGMSIREYASSIGVSENNITQKLKRATKN; translated from the coding sequence ATGAGATTATCAATCAGATATGAGAACCAGTTTCAAATCATCGAACTCAATGAGGAAGAAACTCAGGAGATGTGGGTCAGTCTTTCACTTGAAGGTGAAAATCTTGAAAAGGAAAAATTAATCCAAAAAACATTCGATGAAAAGTTCAACAAGCCGGAGTACAACATCTGGCACAGAGAAACCAGACACTTAACAACTCCTAAGGAGCGCTTCAATGACGATGGTGATGAATACGATACCTCGGAACCACTTATGAAAGAAGTTGCGGATGACAGAATTTTTAGAAAAGACGAAATTGAGCGTGCTTATCAGGATGATTATGAAGATGTCTGCCAATGGATACGCACCACTCTTGGTAAAAAGCAAGATTGGGCAGATATGTTTATTGCAGTACGCATTGACGGTATGTCGATTCGAGAATATGCCAGTTCCATCGGTGTAAGTGAAAACAACATTACTCAGAAATTAAAGCGAGCAACAAAAAATTAG
- a CDS encoding helix-turn-helix domain-containing protein, whose translation MKRKITPSDIFDINKKSGALILGKNRLDDYATKFLTKYCKPALVEPMPLPVDDILKDMGLTVQEVHLSSDLDVFGCCLLLDADVDIYDKETGKYLSTSFSAGTVLIDPLSESLYGEGSKRNTLIHEALHWEKDKTYFQILKVKNKNESEKLYPILCRQSETFFTPPEGKNTKENEVRWLEWQAHRLAPRVLMPKNSFKRKALEFIEQYKASGENTIYSCDTLIEDLSSFFITSRLSVKYRLIEVGLEDIISEFSDYNDVYEEINSNKDFVKLTPVEAVKIIDSDSTLQNWITERHFVYADGYFVLADSQYVTQKDGKLFLTPKAKQNLSRCVINIREQNFVSYANTYKDLLGYTVLKKVEGIDSRLLTFHPKYQSPLLNEPEETYQAFSKQLASYNEDEEIELIKLLGDPTKTLCNCLWFLMENRKWNYPDKFNEETGLHKNYHGRIKNDKANNMTTSVLMAICVGMQLCTRITLMMFDKSNNKLDYFKDPDKTYIRIMDTMPGLSLDDFNGILEQCGIQELGSEIKE comes from the coding sequence ATGAAGAGGAAGATAACTCCAAGTGATATATTCGATATCAATAAAAAATCAGGTGCTCTAATTCTTGGAAAGAATCGCCTGGATGACTATGCTACAAAATTTCTGACTAAATACTGCAAACCGGCATTGGTTGAACCGATGCCTCTTCCGGTTGATGACATTCTTAAGGATATGGGGCTTACTGTTCAAGAAGTTCATTTATCAAGCGACCTAGATGTTTTTGGATGTTGTTTACTTTTGGATGCAGATGTTGATATATATGACAAGGAAACAGGTAAATATTTATCAACTTCCTTCAGTGCTGGAACAGTATTAATTGACCCTTTGTCCGAGTCTTTATATGGTGAAGGCTCGAAAAGAAATACGCTCATTCATGAAGCGCTACACTGGGAAAAAGATAAAACATATTTTCAAATTCTTAAGGTTAAAAATAAAAATGAATCTGAAAAATTATATCCAATTTTATGCCGACAATCCGAGACTTTCTTTACACCACCAGAGGGTAAGAACACAAAAGAAAATGAAGTTCGATGGTTGGAATGGCAAGCACACAGATTAGCTCCTAGAGTCCTGATGCCCAAAAATAGCTTCAAAAGGAAAGCGTTAGAGTTTATTGAGCAGTATAAAGCATCTGGTGAAAATACGATATACTCTTGTGATACCTTGATTGAGGATTTAAGCAGCTTCTTTATAACGTCAAGACTATCAGTAAAATATAGATTGATTGAAGTTGGTTTAGAGGATATCATATCAGAATTCTCTGATTACAATGATGTCTATGAAGAAATCAATAGTAATAAAGATTTTGTTAAATTAACACCAGTAGAAGCAGTAAAGATAATAGATTCCGATTCAACTCTACAAAATTGGATAACAGAAAGACATTTTGTATACGCTGACGGATATTTTGTACTTGCCGACAGCCAATATGTTACACAAAAAGATGGAAAACTCTTTTTAACACCAAAGGCAAAGCAAAATCTCTCTAGATGTGTTATCAATATTCGTGAACAGAATTTTGTATCATACGCTAATACTTACAAAGACTTGCTTGGGTATACGGTCCTTAAGAAGGTTGAAGGTATTGATAGTAGACTTCTTACGTTTCATCCTAAGTACCAATCCCCTTTACTAAATGAACCTGAAGAAACATATCAAGCATTTTCTAAACAGCTAGCTTCTTATAATGAGGATGAAGAAATTGAACTCATTAAGTTGCTTGGTGATCCTACCAAAACACTATGTAATTGTCTGTGGTTTTTGATGGAAAATAGAAAGTGGAATTATCCTGATAAATTTAATGAAGAGACAGGACTCCACAAAAATTACCATGGTAGAATAAAAAATGATAAAGCCAACAATATGACAACGAGCGTGTTGATGGCCATCTGTGTTGGTATGCAGTTATGCACGAGGATTACGTTGATGATGTTTGATAAATCGAATAATAAACTAGATTATTTTAAAGATCCCGATAAGACTTATATTCGTATTATGGATACTATGCCAGGTCTTTCGCTTGATGATTTCAATGGTATTCTAGAGCAATGTGGTATTCAGGAACTAGGTAGTGAAATAAAAGAATAA
- a CDS encoding M48 family metallopeptidase — MCNEEIIGGLPIEIIKKKNLKNLYIRVNPPEGNVTVSTPSDYPDEEIRLFILKKMPEITKVRDRMLSQARQTEREYVSGESHYLWGKPYRLQVVYEGIKYEISKLPNKIILTAPERSTKESRERAFNEWYREELKRVLDGVVTRCEAKTNLHANEYKIKNMKTKWGTCNIDKKRIWINLQLAKKPIECLEYVVIHELVHLLEKNHTHRFNSLVEEFYPTWKEAKKLLSELPLDHIEKGEQVDYEEEDNSK; from the coding sequence ATGTGTAATGAAGAAATAATTGGCGGGTTGCCAATAGAAATTATTAAAAAGAAAAATCTTAAAAATCTCTATATCAGGGTGAATCCACCAGAAGGCAATGTAACAGTTAGTACTCCTAGCGATTATCCTGATGAAGAGATAAGGCTCTTTATATTAAAGAAAATGCCAGAAATCACTAAGGTAAGAGACAGGATGCTGTCACAGGCACGTCAAACTGAAAGAGAATATGTTTCTGGAGAATCCCATTACCTGTGGGGAAAGCCATATCGACTACAAGTTGTCTACGAAGGAATCAAATACGAAATTTCAAAACTACCAAACAAGATAATATTGACGGCTCCTGAAAGATCAACTAAAGAATCAAGGGAGAGGGCATTTAATGAATGGTACAGAGAAGAACTTAAACGAGTGTTGGATGGGGTTGTTACAAGGTGTGAAGCAAAAACAAACCTCCATGCTAATGAGTACAAAATTAAGAATATGAAAACTAAGTGGGGTACATGCAATATTGATAAAAAAAGAATATGGATTAATCTACAGCTAGCCAAGAAACCAATAGAATGTCTTGAATATGTTGTTATCCATGAACTGGTACACTTGTTAGAAAAGAATCACACCCATAGATTCAATTCACTTGTGGAGGAGTTCTACCCTACCTGGAAAGAGGCAAAAAAGTTATTGTCAGAGTTGCCTTTGGATCATATTGAAAAAGGAGAACAGGTAGATTATGAAGAGGAAGATAACTCCAAGTGA
- a CDS encoding type I restriction endonuclease subunit R produces MSVDLERKLQNKVLHWLIDKEEDGGLGYTYLGNLEDQNNKSIREDLLKKNLEKRGYSKDQISKAVTELVSKASNQVDSLYQINKEVYSLLRYGKQGVKDENKNRQTVHYIDWNNVENNDFYAAEEVSVLCFNQIERKRPDVVLYINGIALGIFELKRSCVSIGEGIRQNLTNQKKEYIQNFFSTTQFLFAGNEAEGLKYGTIETPEKYYLNWKEDIKATDKLSVTIKGIQSRDRNKLRDGVISLCHKERFLSLIHDFIIFDAGVKKIARHNQYFANIAARKRILAGEGGIIWNTQGSGKSLIMVWLTKWVIENVTDSRVVIITDRDELDDQIESLFIDVNEKVRRTKSSADLREILNKNDDSIICSLIHKYGHNAGKQSDVDQYRKELIKDLPADFKAKGNIIAFIDECHRTNSGKLHEAVKVLMPEALLIGFTGTPLLKKDKATSLETFGPYIHTYKFDEGVEDGVVLDLRYEARDVDQDLSSKDKVDLWFDNKTLGLTDRARIQLKQSWTSINKLYSSKQRLEKIASDIIFDMNLKPRLKNERGTAMLVANSIYEACRYWDIFTSNGFNKCAVVTSFEPSTASVRTATSDLSQEGEEEYKKSIYERMLKGKKLSEFEKEVKEQFKKEPAKMKLLIVVDKLLTGFDAPAATYLYIDKSMRDHDLFQAICRVNRPDGEDKDYGYIVDYMDLFRNVQLAVADYTTEAFDSFDKEDVEGLIKNRYDEAKSEMVGAIASLKDLLENVSDPKDDTDYIEYFCGENSENDENTGRRDILYTLTASLTRSFANCSDKLVSDYGYSEGQVTRLRSDISGYNKIKEMVKLASCDYIDLKPYEADMRYILDTYIRAEDSTVVSELGNMSLVELLLENTSTTPIEALVQGLPGNENAKAEIIENNLQHEIVKKMSSNQVYYGKLSEMLQVLIDQRRIEAMSYEEYLQQVVELAQAILHPEDSLDYPDTVKTSEARRAYFDYFNKDETLAVNIDSAVHSALRPDWKRNFQKQQNIRLAIYENLLVYGYDEDEATQETATVFEIAERQAEYDV; encoded by the coding sequence ATGTCTGTTGATTTAGAAAGAAAATTGCAAAACAAGGTCCTTCACTGGTTAATAGATAAAGAGGAAGACGGTGGTCTTGGTTATACGTATCTCGGAAATCTAGAGGATCAGAATAACAAATCTATCAGAGAAGATTTGCTGAAGAAGAATCTTGAAAAACGTGGTTATTCGAAAGACCAAATTTCCAAAGCTGTAACTGAGCTTGTTTCAAAAGCGAGCAATCAAGTGGATAGCCTTTACCAAATCAATAAAGAGGTCTATTCCCTACTTCGCTATGGCAAGCAAGGTGTTAAAGACGAGAATAAAAATCGTCAAACAGTTCATTATATCGACTGGAACAATGTCGAGAACAATGATTTTTATGCTGCTGAGGAAGTAAGTGTTCTCTGCTTTAATCAAATAGAAAGAAAACGACCTGATGTGGTGCTGTATATAAACGGCATCGCTCTTGGCATATTTGAGCTAAAGCGTTCATGTGTGAGTATAGGTGAGGGAATTCGTCAGAATCTCACAAACCAAAAAAAAGAGTATATTCAGAACTTCTTTAGTACTACGCAGTTTCTCTTTGCCGGTAATGAAGCTGAAGGGCTGAAGTATGGAACAATCGAAACTCCTGAGAAGTATTACCTGAACTGGAAGGAAGATATTAAAGCTACGGACAAACTTTCTGTGACTATTAAAGGTATTCAATCTAGAGACAGAAATAAGCTGAGAGATGGTGTGATTTCTCTTTGTCATAAAGAGAGGTTTCTTTCACTGATCCACGACTTTATTATTTTTGATGCTGGAGTGAAAAAGATTGCAAGGCATAATCAGTATTTTGCTAATATTGCTGCTAGGAAAAGAATTCTTGCAGGCGAAGGTGGAATAATCTGGAATACGCAAGGATCAGGAAAGTCCCTAATTATGGTGTGGCTTACTAAGTGGGTTATTGAGAATGTAACAGATAGCCGAGTGGTAATCATCACCGACCGAGATGAGCTTGATGACCAAATTGAAAGCCTGTTTATTGATGTAAATGAAAAAGTACGAAGAACAAAAAGCAGTGCTGATTTAAGAGAGATTCTGAATAAAAATGATGATTCTATTATCTGCTCTTTGATTCATAAATACGGACATAATGCAGGTAAACAATCTGACGTGGATCAATACCGTAAAGAATTGATAAAAGACCTCCCTGCTGACTTTAAAGCAAAAGGAAATATTATAGCTTTTATTGACGAGTGCCATCGTACTAACTCGGGAAAATTGCATGAGGCTGTAAAAGTACTGATGCCTGAAGCATTACTTATTGGTTTTACAGGTACTCCACTGCTTAAGAAAGATAAAGCAACCAGTCTTGAGACTTTTGGACCTTACATCCATACTTATAAATTTGATGAGGGTGTTGAAGATGGTGTTGTTCTTGATTTACGTTATGAAGCAAGAGATGTTGACCAAGACTTATCTAGTAAAGACAAGGTCGATTTATGGTTTGACAATAAAACCTTAGGCCTTACAGATAGGGCAAGGATACAGTTGAAACAAAGTTGGACTTCAATCAACAAATTATATAGTTCGAAACAAAGACTTGAGAAAATCGCTAGTGATATCATTTTCGATATGAATTTAAAACCCCGTCTAAAAAATGAGCGTGGTACAGCCATGCTTGTGGCAAATAGTATATATGAGGCTTGCAGATACTGGGATATCTTTACGAGCAACGGCTTTAACAAATGTGCTGTTGTAACTTCATTTGAGCCTTCAACTGCAAGTGTAAGAACTGCTACGAGTGATTTGAGCCAAGAGGGCGAAGAAGAATATAAAAAATCTATTTATGAGCGAATGCTTAAGGGCAAAAAATTGTCTGAATTTGAAAAGGAAGTAAAAGAACAATTTAAAAAAGAACCAGCTAAAATGAAACTTCTTATAGTTGTAGATAAGCTCTTAACAGGATTTGATGCACCCGCAGCGACATATTTATATATTGATAAATCCATGAGGGATCATGACCTTTTCCAGGCTATCTGCCGAGTTAATAGACCAGATGGCGAGGATAAGGACTATGGTTACATCGTAGATTACATGGACTTGTTTCGCAATGTGCAGCTTGCAGTGGCAGATTATACTACTGAAGCTTTCGATAGTTTTGATAAGGAAGATGTTGAGGGGCTTATCAAGAATCGATATGACGAGGCAAAATCAGAGATGGTGGGTGCAATTGCATCACTGAAAGATCTATTAGAAAATGTAAGTGATCCTAAGGATGATACGGATTATATTGAGTATTTTTGTGGTGAGAATAGTGAAAACGATGAAAACACTGGTCGCAGAGATATTTTGTATACCCTTACTGCCTCGCTAACACGCTCTTTTGCTAACTGCAGTGATAAACTTGTGAGCGATTATGGTTATTCCGAGGGGCAAGTTACCAGGCTAAGAAGTGATATTTCAGGTTATAACAAAATAAAAGAAATGGTTAAACTAGCGAGCTGTGATTATATCGATTTAAAACCCTATGAGGCTGATATGCGATATATCCTTGACACTTACATACGTGCAGAAGACTCTACGGTTGTAAGTGAACTTGGGAATATGTCGTTGGTGGAATTGTTACTTGAAAACACTTCAACAACACCAATTGAGGCTCTGGTACAAGGTCTTCCAGGTAATGAAAATGCTAAAGCAGAAATCATCGAAAATAACTTGCAGCATGAAATTGTAAAGAAGATGTCATCTAACCAAGTTTATTATGGGAAGTTATCAGAAATGCTCCAAGTACTAATCGACCAGAGGCGAATAGAAGCTATGAGTTACGAGGAGTATTTACAGCAAGTTGTTGAGTTGGCACAAGCTATTTTGCATCCTGAAGATAGCTTGGATTATCCTGATACCGTTAAGACTAGTGAAGCTAGAAGGGCTTACTTTGATTACTTTAATAAAGACGAGACTTTAGCAGTAAATATTGATAGTGCTGTTCATAGTGCATTACGTCCTGATTGGAAAAGGAATTTTCAAAAACAACAAAACATAAGGCTTGCTATATATGAAAATTTATTGGTATATGGTTATGACGAAGATGAAGCAACGCAAGAAACTGCTACGGTCTTCGAAATAGCTGAAAGGCAGGCAGAATACGATGTGTAA